Proteins encoded within one genomic window of Humulus lupulus chromosome 1, drHumLupu1.1, whole genome shotgun sequence:
- the LOC133826904 gene encoding probable indole-3-pyruvate monooxygenase YUCCA10: MEETTTVVIVGAGPSGLAMAACLGKKSIPYILLERDDCYGSLWKKNSYDRLSLHLAKCFCSLPHQPHKYCTPTFMSKHDFSSYLDSYVKHFNIKPRYYCCVEVAYLNEDDNKWRIETNSMLSGEREVYVAEFLVVATGENAKAFIPDIHGIESFKGELIHSSQYTNGRKYEEKSVLVIGSGNSGMEISNDLSEFGAQTCIVIRSPLHVLSKTMVCAGMLMLKFMRINHVDKLILWLATFYYADLPKYGIHRPQVGPFLLKASGGKTPVIDGGSIDKIRSQEIKVVPAIKSISGNNVHFENGTHENFDTIILATGYKSVAAEWVKDYKYGLNKEGMPKNKYPNHWKGDNGIYCIGMSGRGLAGISSDAILVANDIDNILHGGRRATKLKWF, translated from the exons ATGGAGGAGACTACTACTGTGGTGATTGTTGGAGCTGGACCTTCTGGCCTTGCAATGGCAGCATGTCTGGGCAAAAAGTCAATACCATACATTTTGTTAGAGCGGGACGATTGCTACGGTTCGCTTTGGAAGAAGAACTCGTACGATCGGCTAAGCCTTCATTTGGCTAAATGCTTTTGCTCATTGCCCCACCAACCCCACAAATACTGCACACCCACATTTATGTCCAAACATGATTTTAGCTCTTACCTAGACTCTTATGTCAAGCATTTCAACATAAAGCCTCGTTATTATTGCTGTGTTGAGGTGGCCTATCTAAATGAGGATGACAATAAGTGGAGGATCGAGACCAACAGCATGTTGTCTGGGGAGCGTGAAGTCTATGTTGCTGAGTTCTTGGTTGTTGCCACTGGTGAGAATGCTAAGGCTTTCATCCCAGATATCCATGGGATTGAGAGTTTTAAGGGGGAACTTATTCATTCCTCACAGTATACAAATGGACGAAAGTATGAAGAAAAATCTGTTTTGGTTATTGGCTCAGGGAACTCTGGCATGGAGATCAGTAATGATCTTTCTGAGTTTGGTGCTCAAACATGTATAGTGATAAGAAGCCCT TTACATGTGTTGAGCAAAACAATGGTGTGCGCAGGAATGTTGATGTTGAAATTCATGAGGATCAATCATGTGGATAAATTAATTTTGTGGCTAGCCACATTTTACTATGCAGATCTACCTAAGTATGGGATTCACCGACCCCAAGTGGGACCTTTCCTTCTAAAGGCCAGTGGTGGAAAAACTCCAGTCATCGATGGAGGAAGCATTGACAAAATCCGTTCACAAGAAATCAAG gtTGTTCCCGCAATCAAAAGTATCTCTGGAAACAACGTTCACTTTGAGAATGGAACTCATGAGAATTTCGACACCATCATATTGGCTACTGGTTACAAAAGTGTAGCAGCAGAATGGGTCAAG GACTATAAGTATGGTCTGAACAAGGAAGGAATGCCAAAAAACAAGTATCCAAATCACTGGAAAGGAGATAATGGCATATACTGCATTGGCATGTCTGGAAGAGGACTAGCTGGTATATCTTCTGATGCAATCCTTGTAGCGAACGACATTGACAACATACTTCATGGGGGAAGAAGGGCTACCAAATTGAAATGGTTTTAG
- the LOC133826888 gene encoding secreted RxLR effector protein 161-like encodes MGATRRILGIDIHRDRKKHQLRLAQSQYLKSVIKKFNMIETKDVVVLLGGEDHWKGLKWLLRYLKATTQYGLVFRKTRMKAQLEGYVDADYASNKDTRKSLTSYCFLLNSCCISWKSQLQPIVVLSTTEAEFIATTEAFKEAIWLK; translated from the exons ATGGGAGCCACAAGGAGGATACTTGGTATTGATATTCACAGAGACAGAAAGAAGCATCAGTTAAGACTTGCTCAAAGTCAATATCTAAAGTCTGTAATCAAGAAATTCAACATGATAGAGACCAAAGATGTAGTTGTTCTATTGGGAG GTGAAGATCACTGGAAAGGACTAAAGTGGCTACTGAGGTACTTGAAGGCAACAACACAGTATGGTTTAGTGTTCAGAAAAACAAGAATGAAGGCCCAACTTGAAGGTTATGTAGATGCAGATTATGCATCTAATAAAGACACAAGGAAGTCTCTAACATCttattgttttcttttaaatAGTTGTTGCATTTCATGGAAGTCTCAGTTGCAACCAATTGTTGTCTTATCCACAACTGAAGCAGAATTCATAGCCACTACAGAAGCGTTCAAGGAAGCAATATGGCTCAAATGA